The following proteins are encoded in a genomic region of Oncorhynchus kisutch isolate 150728-3 linkage group LG6, Okis_V2, whole genome shotgun sequence:
- the LOC109892180 gene encoding forkhead box protein I1-ema-like, translating to MTMFVPQSFSPPSCGTQYPSLGQESPEFSLYSDSFYSPPAVPSLQQATPPAYDLGDYTSPSTNPYLWFNGPELNSVPYIEGPTGPACGPYVPQHCNMQRPYLGADGPGVVVGDLSWFSMPSQEELMKLVRPPYSYSALIAMAIHGAQERRLTLSQIYQYVADNFPFYNKSKAGWQNSIRHNLSLNDCFKKVPRDEDDPGKGNYWTLDPNCEKRFDNGNFRRKRKRKSESLPGDGGSSGSESLESSPKHPNNMSDVSSSSDRGPSPISSAPSLCLNSFLSQMAEVGTVSNTVEADTLHRPRLPIEVPQRASPSQGYGSYSPNATVPHWEVHMSHPQHPTIPSSPPLYPVGYRDSVRTLLSNQLDPALDSIHYQQEGTEV from the exons ATGACGATGTTTGTGCCACAGAGCTTCTCTCCACCTTCATGTGGGACCCAGTACCCCAGTCTGGGACAGGAGTCTCCAGAGTTCAGCCTGTACAGCGACAGCTTCTACAGCCCTCCAGCCGTGCCTAGCCTGCAGCAGGCCACCCCTCCTGCCTATGACCTGGGAGACTACACCAGCCCTTCTACCAACCCTTACCTGTGGTTCAATGGCCCAGAGCTCAACAGTGTTCCCTACATAGAGGGACCCACGGGGCCAGCTTGTGGGCCCTATGTGCCCCAACACTGCAACATGCAAAGGCCCTATCTGGGTGCTGATGGGCCGGGGGTTGTGGTAGGGGACCTGAGCTGGTTTTCCATGCCCTCTCAAGAAGAGCTGATGAAGCTAGTCAGGCCACCCTACTCCTACTCTGCCCTTATTGCCATGGCGATCCATGGGGCCCAAGAGAGACGGCTCACCCTGAGCCAGATCTACCAATATGTAGCAGACAACTTCCCCTTCTACAACAAAAGCAAGGCCGGGTGGCAGAACTCTATTCgccacaacctctccctcaatgactGCTTCAAGAAGGTACCCCGAGATGAGGATGATCCAG GCAAGGGTAACTATTGGACCTTGGACCCCAACTGTGAGAAGAGGTTCGACAATGGCAACTTCCGTCGCAAGAGGAAGAGGAAGTCGGAATCCCTGCCTGGCGACGGGGGCTCCTCAGGTTCTGAGTCATTAGAGTCCAGCCCCAAACACCCCAACAACATGAGTGACGTGTCCAGCTCCTCTGACCGCGgcccctcccccatctcctcagctccctccctctgcctgaaCAGCTTCCTGTCTCAGATGGCTGAAGTGGGGACGGTATCAAACACAGTAGAGGCAGATACCCTCCACAGACCCAGGCTGCCTATAGAGGTACCCCAACGGGCCTCTCCGTCCCAGGGATACGGCTCATACTCTCCCAACGCTACAGTGCCTCACTGGGAAGTCCATATGTCTCATCCGCAGCACCCTaccatcccttcctcccctcccctctaccctgTGGGCTACAGGGACTCTGTCCGCACCCTGCTCAGCAACCAGCTAGACCCAGCCTTGGACTCAATACATTACCAACAGGAAGGCACAGAGGTGTAA
- the LOC109893005 gene encoding lymphocyte cytosolic protein 2 isoform X2 yields MSFDRVPSKSEVMGWNPHQLSDYMRRLELSGCDKVIVKCNINGQRFLNMSENDIQKFPKVHSPLISKICCEINRKEEKRPFFAKRSTAPKYHEPDTSQEVQPWGPDEFDDDDDYVSPDADDDDGSVGDYEYPTEGPEVGGEDSDNDYEPPPSEPPDEIPYKLCVAKRMADGDYIDSTPHRGTALRQPPPPPQRPGPGPPLPSASRPSLVEPPPPRREQSPQRPGRLPVPAPFSSAPPAPLVDRRIKPTKLDRTNLTESPVPARKLNTTDRPAPHLWRPQAEERSPDPPRMPKPPLPLSARVIRSSSSVGNNRYVPGARNEVRNEVSMAKSFNSNTFPRPGLLRPPLPSDCLPPNFDTTASRLQASFSHRSKIIPVPSPVQASMPPPADLEDEQDMNLQWYVGQVSRGQAEGCLRRVNKDGAFLVRDSSKRSSIQPYTLMVLYQDKVYNIQIRCEQNKFLLGTGLKGSETFPMVAHIINHYRQQPLLLIDAKNREAGQQNQCPLIYPAGLCLSF; encoded by the exons ATGAGTTTTGACAGAGTGCCATCCAAGTCAGAGGTCATGGGCTGGAATCCACACCAATTGTCAGACTACATGAGGAGG ttgGAGTTAAGTGGATGTGACAAAGTCATCGTGAAATGTAATATTAATGGGCAAAGGTTCTTG AACATGAGTGAAAATGACATTCAGAAATTCCCCAAAGTCCATTCACC ACTTATCTCCAAAATATGCTGTGAAATCAACAGGAAAGAAGAAAAAAGGCCATTCTTCGCTAAAAG ATCTACAGCACCAAAATATCATGAACCAG ATACATCACAAGAGGTTCAGCCCTGGGGACCTGATGAATTT GATGATGACGATGACTATGTAAGCCCAGATGCTGATGATGATGACGGCAGTGTGGGCGATTATGAGTACCCAACAGAGGGGCCGGAGGTTGGAGGTGAGGACAGTGACAACGACTATGAGCCACCTCCGTCTGAGCCGCCTGATGAGATTCCTTATAAACTCTGTGTTGCCAAGCGCATGGCTGACGGTGACTACATTG atAGTACCCCGCACCGCGGTACAGCTTTAAGgcaaccacctccaccacctcaaCGCCCTGGGCCtggtcctcccctcccctccgccAGTCGCCCTAGT CTAGTGGAGCCTCCCCCACCCAGAAGGGAGCAATCTCCCCAGCGCCCTGGCAGACTCCCTG TGCCCGCTCCTTTCTCAAGTGCTCCCCCTGCTCCACTAGTTGACCGCAGAATAAAGCCCACCAAACTGGATCGAACAAATCTTACTGAATCTCCAGTACCAG CAAGGAAGTTGAACACAACAGATAGG cctgctccACATTTATGGAG GCCTCAGGCAGAAGAGAGGAGTCCAGACCCTCCCAGGATGCCCAAACCGCCCCTCCCTCTGTCAGCTAGAGTCATCAGGAGCAGCTCGTCGGTGGGCAACAACAG ATATGTGCCTGGTGCAAGAAATGAG GTACGAAATGAAG TGTCCATGGCCAAGTCCTTCAACTCCAACACCTTTCCTAGACCAGGGCTCCTTAGACCACCCTTACCTTCAGACTG CTTGCCACCTAATTTCGATACAACTGCTTCAAGACTGCAGGCAT CTTTCTCCCACAGGAGCAAGATTATACCCGTGCCGTCACCTGTGCAAGCTTCCATGCCCCCACCGGCAGACCTAGAGGATGAACAG GACATGAACCTTCAGTGGTACGTTGGTCAGGTGTCACGGGGCCAAGCGGAGGGCTGTCTCAGGCGGGTCAATAAG GATGGTGCATTTCTGGTACGAGACAGTTCTAAGCGCTCGTCCATCCAGCCCTATACGCTCATGGTGCTTTACCAGGACAAAGTCTACAATATCCAGATTCGCTGCGAACAGAACAAGTTTCTGCTGGGAACTGGTCTGAAGGGCTCAGAG ACCTTTCCGATGGTGGCACACATCATCAACCATTACAGACAGCAACCACTTCTGCTGATTGATGCTAAGAACCGTGAAGCAGGTCAGCAGAACCAGTGTCCCCTGATCTACCCAGCAGGTCTCTGTCTATCCTTTTAA
- the LOC109893005 gene encoding lymphocyte cytosolic protein 2 isoform X3, with protein sequence MSFDRVPSKSEVMGWNPHQLSDYMRRVSHFQLELSGCDKVIVKCNINGQRFLNMSENDIQKFPKVHSPLISKICCEINRKEEKRPFFAKRSTAPKYHEPDTSQEVQPWGPDEFDDDDDYVSPDADDDDGSVGDYEYPTEGPEVGDSTPHRGTALRQPPPPPQRPGPGPPLPSASRPSLVEPPPPRREQSPQRPGRLPVPAPFSSAPPAPLVDRRIKPTKLDRTNLTESPVPARKLNTTDRPAPHLWRPQAEERSPDPPRMPKPPLPLSARVIRSSSSVGNNRYVPGARNEVRNEVSMAKSFNSNTFPRPGLLRPPLPSDCLPPNFDTTASRLQASFSHRSKIIPVPSPVQASMPPPADLEDEQDMNLQWYVGQVSRGQAEGCLRRVNKDGAFLVRDSSKRSSIQPYTLMVLYQDKVYNIQIRCEQNKFLLGTGLKGSETFPMVAHIINHYRQQPLLLIDAKNREAGQQNQCPLIYPAGLCLSF encoded by the exons ATGAGTTTTGACAGAGTGCCATCCAAGTCAGAGGTCATGGGCTGGAATCCACACCAATTGTCAGACTACATGAGGAGGGTAAGTCATTTTCAG ttgGAGTTAAGTGGATGTGACAAAGTCATCGTGAAATGTAATATTAATGGGCAAAGGTTCTTG AACATGAGTGAAAATGACATTCAGAAATTCCCCAAAGTCCATTCACC ACTTATCTCCAAAATATGCTGTGAAATCAACAGGAAAGAAGAAAAAAGGCCATTCTTCGCTAAAAG ATCTACAGCACCAAAATATCATGAACCAG ATACATCACAAGAGGTTCAGCCCTGGGGACCTGATGAATTT GATGATGACGATGACTATGTAAGCCCAGATGCTGATGATGATGACGGCAGTGTGGGCGATTATGAGTACCCAACAGAGGGGCCGGAGGTTGGAG atAGTACCCCGCACCGCGGTACAGCTTTAAGgcaaccacctccaccacctcaaCGCCCTGGGCCtggtcctcccctcccctccgccAGTCGCCCTAGT CTAGTGGAGCCTCCCCCACCCAGAAGGGAGCAATCTCCCCAGCGCCCTGGCAGACTCCCTG TGCCCGCTCCTTTCTCAAGTGCTCCCCCTGCTCCACTAGTTGACCGCAGAATAAAGCCCACCAAACTGGATCGAACAAATCTTACTGAATCTCCAGTACCAG CAAGGAAGTTGAACACAACAGATAGG cctgctccACATTTATGGAG GCCTCAGGCAGAAGAGAGGAGTCCAGACCCTCCCAGGATGCCCAAACCGCCCCTCCCTCTGTCAGCTAGAGTCATCAGGAGCAGCTCGTCGGTGGGCAACAACAG ATATGTGCCTGGTGCAAGAAATGAG GTACGAAATGAAG TGTCCATGGCCAAGTCCTTCAACTCCAACACCTTTCCTAGACCAGGGCTCCTTAGACCACCCTTACCTTCAGACTG CTTGCCACCTAATTTCGATACAACTGCTTCAAGACTGCAGGCAT CTTTCTCCCACAGGAGCAAGATTATACCCGTGCCGTCACCTGTGCAAGCTTCCATGCCCCCACCGGCAGACCTAGAGGATGAACAG GACATGAACCTTCAGTGGTACGTTGGTCAGGTGTCACGGGGCCAAGCGGAGGGCTGTCTCAGGCGGGTCAATAAG GATGGTGCATTTCTGGTACGAGACAGTTCTAAGCGCTCGTCCATCCAGCCCTATACGCTCATGGTGCTTTACCAGGACAAAGTCTACAATATCCAGATTCGCTGCGAACAGAACAAGTTTCTGCTGGGAACTGGTCTGAAGGGCTCAGAG ACCTTTCCGATGGTGGCACACATCATCAACCATTACAGACAGCAACCACTTCTGCTGATTGATGCTAAGAACCGTGAAGCAGGTCAGCAGAACCAGTGTCCCCTGATCTACCCAGCAGGTCTCTGTCTATCCTTTTAA
- the LOC109893005 gene encoding lymphocyte cytosolic protein 2 isoform X1, with translation MSFDRVPSKSEVMGWNPHQLSDYMRRVSHFQLELSGCDKVIVKCNINGQRFLNMSENDIQKFPKVHSPLISKICCEINRKEEKRPFFAKRSTAPKYHEPDTSQEVQPWGPDEFDDDDDYVSPDADDDDGSVGDYEYPTEGPEVGGEDSDNDYEPPPSEPPDEIPYKLCVAKRMADGDYIDSTPHRGTALRQPPPPPQRPGPGPPLPSASRPSLVEPPPPRREQSPQRPGRLPVPAPFSSAPPAPLVDRRIKPTKLDRTNLTESPVPARKLNTTDRPAPHLWRPQAEERSPDPPRMPKPPLPLSARVIRSSSSVGNNRYVPGARNEVRNEVSMAKSFNSNTFPRPGLLRPPLPSDCLPPNFDTTASRLQASFSHRSKIIPVPSPVQASMPPPADLEDEQDMNLQWYVGQVSRGQAEGCLRRVNKDGAFLVRDSSKRSSIQPYTLMVLYQDKVYNIQIRCEQNKFLLGTGLKGSETFPMVAHIINHYRQQPLLLIDAKNREAGQQNQCPLIYPAGLCLSF, from the exons ATGAGTTTTGACAGAGTGCCATCCAAGTCAGAGGTCATGGGCTGGAATCCACACCAATTGTCAGACTACATGAGGAGGGTAAGTCATTTTCAG ttgGAGTTAAGTGGATGTGACAAAGTCATCGTGAAATGTAATATTAATGGGCAAAGGTTCTTG AACATGAGTGAAAATGACATTCAGAAATTCCCCAAAGTCCATTCACC ACTTATCTCCAAAATATGCTGTGAAATCAACAGGAAAGAAGAAAAAAGGCCATTCTTCGCTAAAAG ATCTACAGCACCAAAATATCATGAACCAG ATACATCACAAGAGGTTCAGCCCTGGGGACCTGATGAATTT GATGATGACGATGACTATGTAAGCCCAGATGCTGATGATGATGACGGCAGTGTGGGCGATTATGAGTACCCAACAGAGGGGCCGGAGGTTGGAGGTGAGGACAGTGACAACGACTATGAGCCACCTCCGTCTGAGCCGCCTGATGAGATTCCTTATAAACTCTGTGTTGCCAAGCGCATGGCTGACGGTGACTACATTG atAGTACCCCGCACCGCGGTACAGCTTTAAGgcaaccacctccaccacctcaaCGCCCTGGGCCtggtcctcccctcccctccgccAGTCGCCCTAGT CTAGTGGAGCCTCCCCCACCCAGAAGGGAGCAATCTCCCCAGCGCCCTGGCAGACTCCCTG TGCCCGCTCCTTTCTCAAGTGCTCCCCCTGCTCCACTAGTTGACCGCAGAATAAAGCCCACCAAACTGGATCGAACAAATCTTACTGAATCTCCAGTACCAG CAAGGAAGTTGAACACAACAGATAGG cctgctccACATTTATGGAG GCCTCAGGCAGAAGAGAGGAGTCCAGACCCTCCCAGGATGCCCAAACCGCCCCTCCCTCTGTCAGCTAGAGTCATCAGGAGCAGCTCGTCGGTGGGCAACAACAG ATATGTGCCTGGTGCAAGAAATGAG GTACGAAATGAAG TGTCCATGGCCAAGTCCTTCAACTCCAACACCTTTCCTAGACCAGGGCTCCTTAGACCACCCTTACCTTCAGACTG CTTGCCACCTAATTTCGATACAACTGCTTCAAGACTGCAGGCAT CTTTCTCCCACAGGAGCAAGATTATACCCGTGCCGTCACCTGTGCAAGCTTCCATGCCCCCACCGGCAGACCTAGAGGATGAACAG GACATGAACCTTCAGTGGTACGTTGGTCAGGTGTCACGGGGCCAAGCGGAGGGCTGTCTCAGGCGGGTCAATAAG GATGGTGCATTTCTGGTACGAGACAGTTCTAAGCGCTCGTCCATCCAGCCCTATACGCTCATGGTGCTTTACCAGGACAAAGTCTACAATATCCAGATTCGCTGCGAACAGAACAAGTTTCTGCTGGGAACTGGTCTGAAGGGCTCAGAG ACCTTTCCGATGGTGGCACACATCATCAACCATTACAGACAGCAACCACTTCTGCTGATTGATGCTAAGAACCGTGAAGCAGGTCAGCAGAACCAGTGTCCCCTGATCTACCCAGCAGGTCTCTGTCTATCCTTTTAA